Genomic segment of Pseudomonas sp. DY-1:
GGAGCCGGTAGCCATGGAGGAAGCAGCGCCACCGCCAAGGCCGATGAGCATGGCCGGGCCGCCGAGGACGATCAGCTTGGCGCCGATGGAGATTTCGCCCTTCTGCACGTGCTCGGCGCGGATGTTGCCCATGCCGCCGGCGAGCATGATCGGCTTGTGATAGCCGCGCACTTCTTCACCGTGGGGGGTGTCGATGGCTTGCTCGAAGGTACGGAAGTAGCCGGTCAGGGCCGGACGGCCGAACTCGTTGTTGAACGCGGCGCCGCCCAGCGGGCCTTCGATCATGATGTCCAGCGGGGTGACGATGCGCTCGGGCTTGCCATAGGGCTTTTCCCAGGGCTGCTCGAAACCGGGGATCTGCAGGTTGGAAACGGTGAAGCCGGTCAGGCCCGCCTTGGGCTTGGCACCACGGCCGGTAGCGCCTTCGTCGCGGATCTCGCCACCTGAGCCGGTGGAGGCGCCGGGGAACGGGGCGATGGCGGTCGGGTGGTTGTGGGTCTCCACCTTCATCAGGATGTGCACGGGCTCCTGGGTGGCACCGTACTGACGGGTTGCCGGGTCCGGGAAGAAGCGGCCGGCGGTAGAACCCTCGATCACCGAAGCGTTGTCCTTGTATGCGGACAGAACGCCTTCACGGTGCATTTCGTAGGTGTTCTTGATCATGCCGAACAGGCTCTTCTCCTGCGCCTGGCCGTCAATGTCCCAGCTAGCGTTGAAGATCTTGTGGCGGCAGTGCTCGGAGTTCGCCTGGGCGAACATCATCAGCTCGACGTCGTGGGGATTGCGACCCAGATCGTTGAAGCTCTTCACCAGGTAGTCGATTTCGTCCTCGGCGAGCGCCAGGCCCAGTTCGACGTTGGCCTTTTCCAGCGCAACGCGGCCACCACCGAGAATATCCACAGCGGTCAGCGGCTTGGGCTGGGCGTGGCTGAACAGGCCGGAAGCCTCTTCCGCGCCGGCCAGCACCAGCTGGGTCATGCGGTCATGCAGGCTGCTGGCGATGAGCTGCGCGTCGGCGTCGCTGAACTCGCCTGTCACGTAGTAGGCGATAGCGCGTTCCAGGCGCTCGATCTTGGCCAGGCCGCAGTTACGAGCGATGTCGGTGGCCTTGCTCGACCAGGGCGAGATGGTGCCGAAGCGCGGCACTACCAGGAACAGGCGGCCGCTGGGCTCCTGAACCGGGACGCTGGGGCCGTACTTGAGCAGGCGGGCCAGGACTTGCTCTTCCTCCCCGCTGAGTACGCCAATCACTTCGGCGAAGTGGGTGAACTCGGCGTAGAGTCCGCTGACGGCGGGGACCTTCTGGGTCAGTTGCTCGAGCAGTTTGCCGTGGCGAAAAGCGGAAAGGGCGGGAGCACCGCGCAGGATCAACATCTTCGGGACAGCCTCTGGGGAAGGGGTGTGCTTGGAGGCCGTGCATTCTAGCGCAAAGCGCCGCTTTCCGGCACCTCTGAAGGTGCCTCGCGTCGCCCGACAGCTAGCAGAGAAGATGCCCGCTGTCGAGATATGGCGCCCGCCAGGCTTTGCGTATACTCCGTGGATGCTAAATAACCACGTGTTCGGCACACGTCGGGCGTTCTGGGCCCTGGCCACCGGATTCTTCCTGATGCTCGTCGGCTGCAAACAGCCCACCACCCTCGAGCGCGTTCAGGAGGAGGGTGTGCTACGCGTGATTACACGCAACAGCCCCGCCACCTACTTCGAAGATCGTAACGGCGAAACCGGATTCGAGTACGAACTGGTCAAGCGATTCGCCGACGACCTGGGCGTCGAGCTCAAGATCGAAACCGCCGACAAGCTGGATGATCTGTATTTCCGCCTGGGCCAGGCCAACGGCCCGGTCCTGGCCGCCGCAGGTCTGGTGGCCAGCGACGCGCGCAAGAACGACGTGCGCTTTTCCCACTCCTACCTGGATGTCACCCCGCAGATCATCTACCGCAACGGCGAGCGTCGCCCTACCCGTCCAGAAGACCTGGTGGGCCGCCGTATCCTGGTACTCAAGGGCAGCAGCCATGCAGAGCAACTGGCGGCGTTGAAGGCCACCCTGCCGGGACTGAAGTACGAGGAATCCGACGAAGTCGAAGTGGTCGACCTGCTGCGCATGGTCGACGAGGGGCAAATCGACCTGACCCTGGTGGATTCCAACGAGCTGGCGATGAACCAGGTCTACTTCCCCAATGTACGCGTGGCCTTCGACCTGGGTGACGCCACCAGCCTGGCCTGGGCCATGGCGCCAGGCGAAGACGACAGCCTCTACAACGAGGTCAACGCCTTCCTCGGCAAGGCTCGCAAGGACGGCACCCTGCAGCGCTTGAAAGATCGCTACTACGGCCATGTCGATGTACTCGGCTACGTCGGCGCCTACACCTTCGCCAAGCACCTGCAGCAACGCCTGCCCAAGTACGAGCAACACTTCCGCCTGGCTTCGCAGAAAAACGACGTGGACTGGCGCCTGCTGGCGGCCATCGGCTATCAGGAATCCCTCTGGCAGCCCACCGCCACCTCCAAGACCGGTGTGCGCGGCCTGATGATGCTGACCGAGGGCACGGCCAAGGCCATGGGCGTGTCCAACCGGTTGAATGCCCAGCAGAGCATCCATGGCGGCGGCAAGTACTTCACGCTGATCAAGGACGGTCTTTCCGAGGATCTCAAGGAGCCGGACCGTACCTGGTTCGCCCTGGCCGCCTACAACATCGGCATCGCCCACCTGGGTGACGCCCGCAAGCTGGCTGAGGCCGAGGGCCTGAACCCGAACAAGTGGCTGGACGTGAAGAAGATGCTGCCGCGCCTGTCGCAGAAGCAGTGGTACCGCAAGACCCGTTATGGTTATGCCCGCGGCGGCGAGACCGTGCACTTCGTACAGAACATCCGCCGCTACTACGACATCCTCACCTGGGTAACCCAGCCGCAAATGGAAGGCAGCCAGTTGGCCGAGAATGCCAGCCACCTGCCTGGCATCAACAAGACTCGTCCGCCGGAAGACCAGCAGGACGAGAAGCTCTGAGCCGCCCCTTCCGGCCAAGAAAAAGCCCGCATCAAGCGGGCTTTTTCATGTCGGACCATCACCTGACCTTGACCGGACCGCCTGTCGCAAGCTTCCGCCTCAGGCGTCCTTGCGCGCAGCTCGACGGGCCTGGAAGAAACCGGAGAGCATCTCGCTGCACGCCAGCGCCAGCACGCCACCTTCAACCAGCACACGGTGATTGAGAAATTCCTGGTCGAAGAACTGGCCACGGCTGACCACCACGCCCGCCTTGGGTTCTGTGGCGCCGTAGACGACGCGGGTTATCCGCGAATGGACGATGAGCCCGGCGCACATGCTGCAGGGTTCGAGCGTAACGTACAGCGTGCTGCCTACCAGACGATAGTTCTCCAGGCGGCTGGCAGCATCGCGCACCGCCACCATCTCGGCATGGGCACTGGGGTCATGGCCGGAGATCGGGCAATTGAACCCGCGCCCGACGATCTCGCCGTCCTTGACCAGCACCGCGCCTACCGGCACCTCCCCCAGCGCCGCGCCCTGCTGGGCCAGGGCGAGGGCTTCGCGCATGAAGTGTTCGTCGCGGCTGCGGTCGATGATCTGGGGCTGGCGCATGGCAGGTTCAGACAACCTCGATGGCGGCCATCAGGCCGGTTTCCATATGGTCGATGACGTGGCAGTGGAACATCCAGACACCCGGGTTCTCCGCCACCAGCGCGATGCGCGCGGTCTCGTTCTTGCCCAACAGGTAGGTGTCGGTGAAGTAGGGAATGATCGACTTGCGGTCCGAGTCCAGCACCTTGAACGCCATGCCGTGCAGGTGAATGGGATGCAGGTACTGAGCCATGTTGCGCAGCTCGAAGATGTAGTGGCCATCCTTCCTCAGCCTGGCAATGGGACGATCCGCGCAAGTCTTGTCGTTGATATCCCACGCCTTGCCGTTGATCTGCCAGTAGTTGCTCGGCCGTCCGGCGGCGCTGGCCAGGGTGGCGGCCCACTCGAAGTTGAAGCGCAGCACCTGGGCTTTCTCCAGGTCGGGCTCGGGTACCGGGTTGTCCGGTAGCGGCGCCGGCCAGTCGCCCGGTGCTTCACTGCTGGCCACGCTCTTCAGCGTCGCCAGGCGCAACGGACCATTGCGCAGGGGCAGTTCGGTACCTTCAGCCGGCACCTTGATCGCCAGCTCGATGCGCATGCCCGGCCCCAGCCAGTACTCCTTGCCCAGGTCGCGCGGCTTCACCGGATGGCCGTCGAGGGAATAGATGCGCGCTTCCGCCCCCGGCATGTTGAGCCGATAGGTAACGGTGCTGTCCAGGTTCAGGATACGCAGACGCACCACTTGCCCCGCGGGCAGCTCGATGGTCGGGAGCGACTTGCCGTTGATGGTACTCAGGCGACCACGGGTACCTTCACGGGCAGCCTCGCGGGGAACGCTGAAGGCGGTGAAGGCGCCTTCCTGGTCCACATGCCAGGTCTTCAGGCTGAGCACTTTTTCGTGTTTGAAGCCAGAAGGTTCACGCTCCTCGACGATTAGCGGGCCAACCAGGCCGCGCCCCAACTGATGGGCACTGGACAAGTGCGGGTGGTACCAGAAGCTGCCCGCGTCGTCGGTCTTGAAGCGATAGTCGAAGTACTCGCCGGGCAACACCGGCAACTGCGAAACGTAGGGGACGCCGTCCATCTCCAGGGGCACACGGATGCCATGCCAGTGGATCGTGGTTGGCTCTTCGAGCTTGTTGATGAAGCGCACCCGCAGCCAGTCCCCCTGGCGCGAGCGCAGTTCCACGCCAGGCGCCTGCCCGCCATAGGCCCAGGCAGGCGTGGTGTGGCCGGGAACCAGTTCGAGGTCCAGCGGTGCGGCGATCAGTTCGTAGTCGTGGGTCTTTGCATCCAGGGTGCGGCCCAGCCAGTAGCGGGCACCACCGGCGCCAAGGCCAACAACGCCGAGGCCGGCCAGGCCGCCGAGAATCTGTCTGCGAGTGAAGGACATGGGGGTCAGGCTCCTCTGGGGAAGAACAGGGCTGTCCCATCGGCTAATCGAACCAGCCTCTGTCGGGCTGGCTTTGGGGCGCACAAGATACACCCGGGAACTGTGAAAGATAAGTGAAAGCATCTGCATTGGCCGCGACCGATGGGCGCAGCAGTCGTTTCGTGCCAGGTCTAGGATGAAAGAGATGTCCCGACTCTCTTCAGAGGAGCGTCTCCGTGCATCCTACCCGCCGCCAACTGATGCAATTCGGTCTTGGCGGCCTGGTGTTGTTGAGCTGGCCGAGATTCAGCCTGTCCGATAACACCAGGGCCTGCCATCTCAGCCCGGAGCAGACCGCCGGGCCCTTCTATCTGGAAGATGCGCTGTTGCGCCAGGACATCACGGACGGCAAACCAGGCACTGCGTTGCGACTGCAGTTCGAGGTGCTGCAACTGGACGGCTGCCATCCCCTGGGCGATGCCGCCCTGGAAATCTGGCACTGCGATGCGCAGGGCGCCTATTCGGGCGCAGGAAGCGACTCTGCGAGCCGCTTCCTGCGTGGCGTACAGATCACCGACGACGACGGCCGCGCAGAATTTCGCAGCATCATCCCTGGCTACTACCCCGGCCGGACCAACCATGTTCACCTCAAGGTGCATCTCAGTGAACGGGATATCCACACCGGCCAGCTGTACTTCCCCGAGTCGGTCATCCGCCCGGCGATGGCGAAAGCGCCCTACTCCCTCCCCGGCCAGGACTGGACGCGGCTGGAGCAGGACTACATCTTCCGACGTCAGCAGGGCGAGCAGTCAATGGCCGAACTGGTCGCGGACGGCGACGGCTTCATCGCGCGCCTGACTCTGGTGGTCGATACCCACGCCAATGCGTAGGTTGGGCAGCTCCGCAGGGTGCGCCATGAGCACCAGGATTCCCATGCGGACAAAAGCCGACGCCCAAAACAAAACGGCCAGGCTTTCAGGGCCTGGCCGGTCGCTTTACCGCATGGACGCCGAAGCGCCCATCATTCCCACTCGATGGTCGCTGGCGGTTTGCTCGACACGTCGTAGGTGACGCGGGAGATGCCTTCGATCTCGTTGATGATGCGGTTGGAGACGGTCTCCAGCAGCTCGTAGGGCAGGTGCGCCCAACGGGCCGTCATGAAGTCGATGGTTTCCACCGCACGCAGGGCCACGACCCAGGCATAACGACGACCATCGCCAACCACGCCGACAGACTTCACCGGCTGGAACACCACGAAGGCCTGGCTGGTCTTGTGGTACCAGTCCGCCTTATGCAGCTCTTCGATAAAGATGTGGTCCGCACGACGCAACAGGTCTGCATATTCCTTCTTCACTTCGCCGAGGATGCGCACGCCCAGGCCCGGGCCGGGGAACGGGTGGCGATAGACCATGCTATAGGGCAGGCCCAGTTCCAGACCGATCTTGCGCACTTCGTCCTTGAACAGTTCGCGCAGCGGCTCGACCAGTTCGAATTGCATGTCTTCCGGCAGGCCACCGACGTTGTGGTGGGACTTGATCACGTGGGCCTTGCCGGTCTTGGCGCCGGCCGACTCGATCACGTCGGGGTAGATGGTGCCCTGGGCGAGGAACTTGATGCCCTGCAGCCGGGTGGCTTCCTCATCGAACACTTCGATGAAGGTACGACCAATGATCTTGCGCTTCTCTTCCGGATCGGCGACGCCGGCCAGGCGGGAGAGGAACTTCTCTTCAGCGTTGGCACGAATCACACGCACGCCCATGTTCTCGGCAAACATGGCCATCACGTGATCGCCCTCGTGCAGGCGCAGCAGGCCGTTGTCGACGAAGACGCAGGTCAACTGGTCGCCGATGGCGCGGTGCAGCAGCGCCGCGACCACGGAGGAGTCGACGCCGCCGGAAAGGCCCAGCAGCACCTTGGACGAGCCCACCTGGGCACGCACGGTGGCGATGGCGTCTTCGACGATGTTGGACGGGGTCCAGAGGGCGGCGCAGCCGCAGATGTCCAGCACGAAGCGGGAGAGGATGCGACCGCCCTGCTTGGTGTGGGTCACTTCCGGGTGGAACTGCACGCCGTAGTAGGCGCGGTGATCGTCAGCCATGGCGGCGATCGGGCAGCTCGGGGTGCTGGCCAGGATATGGAAGCCCGCGGGCATGTCGGTGACCTTGTCGCCGTGGCTCATCCATACGTCTAGGCCGAGTACGCCGTCGTCATCGATATGGTCTTCGATGCCGTCAAGCAGGCGGGCCTTGCCCACCACGTCGACGCGGGCGTAACCGAACTCGCGCAGGTCGGAGCCTTGCACCTTGCCGCCCAGTTGTTCGGCCATGGTCTGCATGCCGTAGCAGATGCCGAACAGCGGCACATTCAGGTCGAACACGGCCTGCGGCGCGCGAGGGCTGTTGGCTTCATGCACCGACTCGGGACCGCCGGCGAGGATGATGCCGCGCGGAGCGAAGGCGCGAATCGCCTCGTTGCTCATGTCGAACGGGTGGATTTCGCAGTACACGCCGATCTCGCGCACACGGCGGGCGATCAGTTGGGTGTACTGGGAACCGAAGTCGAGGATCAGGATCCGGTGGGCGTGAATGTCTTGGGACATGGCCATCTCTCGTTACGGAATTCACAAACGACACGGGGCTGAATCAGACAGCCCCGTGACGCATTAGCTTTCAGTCAGCCTCAACCAACGCGGTAGTTCGGGGCTTCCTTGGTGATCTGCACGTCGTGGACGTGGGACTCGGCCATCCCCGCGCCGGTAATGCGCACGAACTGCGGCTTGGTACGCATTTCTTCGACGGTGGAGCAACCGGTGTAGCCCATGGAGGCACGCAGGCCGCCCATCAGCTGGTGAACGATGGCGGTCAGGGTGCCCTTGTAGGGAACGCGACCCTCGATGCCTTCCGGAACCAGCTTCTCGGCACCCGCCGAGGAGTCCTGGAAGTAACGGTCGGAGGAACCCTGGGACTGGGCCATGGCACCCAGCGAGCCCATGCCGCGATAGGCCTTGTAGGAACGGCCCTGGAACAGTTCGACTTCGCCCGGCGCCTCTTCGGTACCAGCGAACATGGAGCCCATCATCACGCAGGAGGCGCCCGCCACGATGGCCTTGGACAGGTCACCGGAGAAGCGGATGCCGCCGTCGGCGATCAGCGGGATGCCGGAGCCGGCCAGAGCGGCGGCAACGTTGGCAATGGCGGAAATCTGCGGTACGCCGACACCGGCAACGATACGGGTGGTGCAGATGGAGCCCGGGCCGATACCGACCTTGACCGCGTCAGCGCCAGCCTCGGCCAGGGCCTTGGCGGCTTCGCCGGT
This window contains:
- a CDS encoding multicopper oxidase family protein, whose translation is MSFTRRQILGGLAGLGVVGLGAGGARYWLGRTLDAKTHDYELIAAPLDLELVPGHTTPAWAYGGQAPGVELRSRQGDWLRVRFINKLEEPTTIHWHGIRVPLEMDGVPYVSQLPVLPGEYFDYRFKTDDAGSFWYHPHLSSAHQLGRGLVGPLIVEEREPSGFKHEKVLSLKTWHVDQEGAFTAFSVPREAAREGTRGRLSTINGKSLPTIELPAGQVVRLRILNLDSTVTYRLNMPGAEARIYSLDGHPVKPRDLGKEYWLGPGMRIELAIKVPAEGTELPLRNGPLRLATLKSVASSEAPGDWPAPLPDNPVPEPDLEKAQVLRFNFEWAATLASAAGRPSNYWQINGKAWDINDKTCADRPIARLRKDGHYIFELRNMAQYLHPIHLHGMAFKVLDSDRKSIIPYFTDTYLLGKNETARIALVAENPGVWMFHCHVIDHMETGLMAAIEVV
- the mltF gene encoding membrane-bound lytic murein transglycosylase MltF, whose amino-acid sequence is MLNNHVFGTRRAFWALATGFFLMLVGCKQPTTLERVQEEGVLRVITRNSPATYFEDRNGETGFEYELVKRFADDLGVELKIETADKLDDLYFRLGQANGPVLAAAGLVASDARKNDVRFSHSYLDVTPQIIYRNGERRPTRPEDLVGRRILVLKGSSHAEQLAALKATLPGLKYEESDEVEVVDLLRMVDEGQIDLTLVDSNELAMNQVYFPNVRVAFDLGDATSLAWAMAPGEDDSLYNEVNAFLGKARKDGTLQRLKDRYYGHVDVLGYVGAYTFAKHLQQRLPKYEQHFRLASQKNDVDWRLLAAIGYQESLWQPTATSKTGVRGLMMLTEGTAKAMGVSNRLNAQQSIHGGGKYFTLIKDGLSEDLKEPDRTWFALAAYNIGIAHLGDARKLAEAEGLNPNKWLDVKKMLPRLSQKQWYRKTRYGYARGGETVHFVQNIRRYYDILTWVTQPQMEGSQLAENASHLPGINKTRPPEDQQDEKL
- a CDS encoding intradiol ring-cleavage dioxygenase, producing MHPTRRQLMQFGLGGLVLLSWPRFSLSDNTRACHLSPEQTAGPFYLEDALLRQDITDGKPGTALRLQFEVLQLDGCHPLGDAALEIWHCDAQGAYSGAGSDSASRFLRGVQITDDDGRAEFRSIIPGYYPGRTNHVHLKVHLSERDIHTGQLYFPESVIRPAMAKAPYSLPGQDWTRLEQDYIFRRQQGEQSMAELVADGDGFIARLTLVVDTHANA
- the tadA gene encoding tRNA adenosine(34) deaminase TadA: MRQPQIIDRSRDEHFMREALALAQQGAALGEVPVGAVLVKDGEIVGRGFNCPISGHDPSAHAEMVAVRDAASRLENYRLVGSTLYVTLEPCSMCAGLIVHSRITRVVYGATEPKAGVVVSRGQFFDQEFLNHRVLVEGGVLALACSEMLSGFFQARRAARKDA
- the guaA gene encoding glutamine-hydrolyzing GMP synthase, with translation MSQDIHAHRILILDFGSQYTQLIARRVREIGVYCEIHPFDMSNEAIRAFAPRGIILAGGPESVHEANSPRAPQAVFDLNVPLFGICYGMQTMAEQLGGKVQGSDLREFGYARVDVVGKARLLDGIEDHIDDDGVLGLDVWMSHGDKVTDMPAGFHILASTPSCPIAAMADDHRAYYGVQFHPEVTHTKQGGRILSRFVLDICGCAALWTPSNIVEDAIATVRAQVGSSKVLLGLSGGVDSSVVAALLHRAIGDQLTCVFVDNGLLRLHEGDHVMAMFAENMGVRVIRANAEEKFLSRLAGVADPEEKRKIIGRTFIEVFDEEATRLQGIKFLAQGTIYPDVIESAGAKTGKAHVIKSHHNVGGLPEDMQFELVEPLRELFKDEVRKIGLELGLPYSMVYRHPFPGPGLGVRILGEVKKEYADLLRRADHIFIEELHKADWYHKTSQAFVVFQPVKSVGVVGDGRRYAWVVALRAVETIDFMTARWAHLPYELLETVSNRIINEIEGISRVTYDVSSKPPATIEWE